The DNA segment ATGGCTCACCAAGGTTGAATCATGGAAGCGTGATTATCCTCTTCAGTACGACTGGGACGGCTCCATCAAGCCACAGTATGTCATCGAGCAAATCCAGGAAGTTTCAGGCGGCAATGGCATCTACGTTTCAGGTGTCGGGCAACACCAAATGTGGGCCGCACAATTTATAAAATTCAACGAACCGAACTCGTGGGTCTCCTCCGGTGGATTGGGGACGATGGGATTCGGCCTCCCGGCGGCAATAGGCGCTAATGCAGGTAGACCGGACAAGGAAACTTGGCTAATCGATGGGGACGGCAGCTTCTCGATGAGCCTTGTTGAACTGGCGACGGCGGCCACCTACAACATTCCCGTCAAGATTGCGATTCTAAATAATACCTATCTTGGGATGGTACGGCAGTGGCAAGAACTTTTCTTTGACAAGCGTTACTCACATGTACACTACCCAACGAATCCGAACTTCGCGAAAATCGCAGAGGGATATGGTGTTCGGGGATTCGACATTAAGGACGTAGACCAAGTTAGGAGTACGCTTGAGCAAGCGGCTGAGATCGACGGTCCGGTCGTGATGAATTTCCATGTAAATCAAGAAGAGAACGTCTGGCCGATGGTCCCGTCCGGCGCTGGAAACGATGAAATGCAACTCGGGCCCAAAGATGCGGAAAAATTAACATGAGACAAGTATTTTCAATCCTTGTAAATAACCATGCGGGAGTCCTTTCACATGTTTCAGGTCTTTTCGCACGCCGCGGCTACAACATTGAAAGTATTGCGGCCGGACCGACGGAAGATGAAGAAGTAACGCGTATCATGATTGTCGCATTTGGAGAAGAGGATAAACTTGAGCAGATTACCCGACAGTTGCGCAAGCTTTACGATGTGCGCGAGGTAAACAAGCTCAGCTACAATCGCTCCGTTA comes from the Nitrospinaceae bacterium genome and includes:
- a CDS encoding acetolactate synthase large subunit, which produces WLTKVESWKRDYPLQYDWDGSIKPQYVIEQIQEVSGGNGIYVSGVGQHQMWAAQFIKFNEPNSWVSSGGLGTMGFGLPAAIGANAGRPDKETWLIDGDGSFSMSLVELATAATYNIPVKIAILNNTYLGMVRQWQELFFDKRYSHVHYPTNPNFAKIAEGYGVRGFDIKDVDQVRSTLEQAAEIDGPVVMNFHVNQEENVWPMVPSGAGNDEMQLGPKDAEKLT